One Phaseolus vulgaris cultivar G19833 chromosome 2, P. vulgaris v2.0, whole genome shotgun sequence DNA window includes the following coding sequences:
- the LOC137809232 gene encoding uncharacterized protein, translating to MVEHMLKSTRLPDYRFPYAIFLSKLIDYFEVDTANERNDTIKAASEIDNSTLLKMGFQKEEDSWIFRRNAANRAENEAANPGDEEEENADGVQHMDESPVHSFANEDVAATSQNALVAYKEPVHRGEPLSMFERQVLNRLDTLTYDQKEYYEMTQASLLGSYYSAVLIIKYTKQKGFCLHQTGGDCWRWMKLISTLHCNNTAGTINVVGSNNTNSTNCVVGSNNTNGTISVVGSNNTERTINVVGSNNTNGTISVDGSNNTNGTISFDGSNNTDGTISVVISNNNNGTISVVGSNNTDGTISVVGKNNTHGTISIVGSNNTDGTISVGGSNNTDGTISVDGSNNTNCNMSVDGSNNTDGTINVDGSNNIDSNISVDSSNNTNGTNSVVGSNNTDVIILIRVVGSNNTDGTNCVVGSNNTDGTISVVGSNNTDGINSVDGSNNSDGTISVDGSNTTDGTISINGSNNTDGIISVDVLMVVVILMVPSVLLIVIILMVQPVFVVGSNNTDGTISVDGSNNIDGTIGVDGSNNTDGTTNVVGSNNTDVTISAFGSNNNDGTINVDGSNNIDGTISVVGSNDTDGTNTVVGSNNTDCTINVDGSSNTEGTMSGFGSNNTDGTKFVFGSNNTDGTISFVGSNNTNGTNSVVGSNNTDGTISVVGSNNTDGSFNVVGSNNTDRTNTFVGSNYTDCTINVDGSSNTDGTVSVVDSNNTDGTICVVGSNNTTGTINVVGINNTHGTNNVVGSNITHATISVDGSSNTDGSICGVGSNNTNGTISVFGSNNIDGTISVIGSNNTDGTISVVGSNNTDGTNTDMIRIARYR from the exons atggtagagcatatgctcaaatccacaaggctTCCCGATTATCGTTTTCcatatgcaatttttttatcaaaactaattgactattttgaagttgatactgcaaatgagagaaatgacaccattaaggcagccagtgaaatagacaactccactctctTGAAAATGGGGTTCCAAAAGGAGGAAGACAGCTGGATCTTTCGAAGGAATGCTGCAAATAGAGCTGAGAATGAAGCAGCTAATCcaggagatgaagaagaagaaaatgctgatggtgTGCAGCACATGGATGAGTCACCAGTTCACTCTTTTGCAAATGAGGATGTTGCTGCTACAAGCCAAAATGCATTGGTAGCATATAAGGAACCTGTGCATAGAGGTGAACCTCTATCCATGTTCGAAAGACAAGTTCTAAACAGGCTAGATACACTCACATACGACCAAAAGGAGTACTATGAAATGACTcaagccag TTTGCTTGGAAGCTATTACAGTGCAGTTTTGATCATCAAGTATACAAAGCAAAAAGgtttttgtctccatcaaacagggggagattgttggagatggatgaagctcatctcaaCCTTGCAttg taataatactgctggtaccatcaatgttgttggtagtaataatactaatagtaCCAAttgtgttgttggtagtaataatactaatggtaccatcagtgttgttggtagtaataatactgagcgtaccatcaatgttgttggtagtaataatactaatggtaccattagtgttgatggtagtaataatactaatggtacAATCAGTTTcgatggtagtaataatactgatggtaccatcagtgttgttattagtaataataataatggtaccatcagtgttgttggtagtaataataccgatggtaccatcagtgttgttggtaaaAATAATactcatggtaccatcagtattgttgggagtaataatactgatggtaccatcagtgttggtggtagtaataatactgatggtaccatcagtgttgatggtagtaataatactaattGTAATATGAGTGTtgatggtagtaataatactgatggtaccatcaatgttgatggtagtaataatattgatagtAATATCAGTGTTGatagtagtaataatactaatggtaccaACAGTGTTGTTGgcagtaataatactgatg taataatactcaTCAgggttgttggtagtaataatactgatggtaccaactgtgttgttggtagtaataatactgatggtaccatcagtgttgttggtagtaataatactgatggtatcAACAGTGTTGATGgtagtaataattctgatggtaccatcagtgttgatgGGAGTAATactactgatggtaccattagtattaatggtagtaataatactgatggtatcatcagtgttgatg tgttgatgGTAGTagtaatactgatggtaccatcagtgttgttgatagtaataatattgatggtacaacctgtgtt tgttgttggtagtaataatactgatggtaccatcagtgttgatggtagtaataatattgatggtaccatcggtGTTGATGgaagtaataatactgatggtaccactaatgttgttggtagtaataatactgatgttACCATCAGTGCTtttggtagtaataataatgatgGGACCATCAATGTTgatggtagtaataatattgatggtaccatcagtgttgttggtagtaatgatactgatggtaccaacactgttgttggtagtaataatactgattgtaccatcaatGTTGATGGTAGTAGTAATACTGAAGGAACCATGAGTGGTTTTGggagtaataatactgatggtaccaaaTTTGTgtttggtagtaataatactgatggtaccatcagttttgttggtagtaataatactaatggAACCAatagtgttgttggtagtaataatactgatggtaccatcagtgttgttgggagtaataatactgatggttcCTTTaatgttgttggtagtaataatactgatcgAACCAACACTTTTGTTGGTAGTAATTatactgattgtaccatcaatGTTGATGGTAGTagtaatactgatggtaccgtAAGTGTTGTtgatagtaataatactgatggtaccatttgtgttgttggtagtaataataccactggtaccatcaatgttgttGGTATTAATAATACTCATGGTACCAACAATGTGGTTGGTAGTAATATTACTCATGCTACCATCAGTGTTGATGGTAGTAGTAATACTGATGGTAGCATCTGTggtgttggtagtaataatactaatggtaccatcagtgtttttgggagtaataatattgatggtaccatcagtgttattgggagtaataatactgatggtaccatcagtgttgttggtagtaataatactgatggtaccaacaCTGATATGATTCGAATAGctagatatagatga
- the LOC137809233 gene encoding uncharacterized protein, whose protein sequence is MSVDGSNNTDGTISVDGSNNTDCNISVDGSNNTDGTNSVVGSNNTDGTIIVVSSNNTDCTINVDGSNNTDGTICVDGSNTTDGTISVDGSNNTCTVSNNTDGTISVVGSNNTHGTITIEGSNNTDGIIYVVGSNNTDGTNCDVGSNNIDCTISVVGSNNTDGTNCVVGSNNTDGTISVVGSNNTDGTNNVVGSNNTHGTISVDGSNNNDGTISFDGNNNTDHLCCCVVGSNNSDGTISVDGSNNTDGTISVDGSNNTDGSISVVDSYNTIGTISVDGSNNTDGTMSVVGSNNTDGTMSVVGSNNTDGTNYVVGSKNTHGTINVVGSNNTDGTNSVVGSNNTDGTISVVGSNNIDGTINVDANNNTDGTICVVGSNNTYGTNCVVGSNNTDGTNSVVHSNNTDGINCVVFSNNIDDTISVVGTIIFDGSNNTSGSISVVGSNNTDGTINVFGSNNTDGTNCVVGSKNTDGTISVIGSNNTDETNSVVGSNNTDGTICVSNITDGTISVFGCNNTDGTNTVVGSNNTDCTISVDRSSNTDSTISVVDSNNTDGTINVVGSNNTDRNNSVYGSNNTHGTINVDGSNNSDDSISVVGNNNANGTINVDGSNNTDGTISDVESNNTDGTISVVGSNNTDCTNSDMIRIARYR, encoded by the exons ATGAGTGTtgatggtagtaataatactgatggtaccatcagtgttgatggtagtaataatactgattgtaATATCAGTGTtgatggtagtaataatactgatggtaccaacaGTGTTGTTGgcagtaataatactgatggtaccatcattgTTGTTAGcagtaataatactgattgtaccatcaatgttgatggtagtaataatactgatggtaccatctgtgttgatggtagtaatactactgatggtaccatcagtgttgatggtagtaataatacttgTACCGTctc taataatactgatggtaccatcagtgttgttggtagtaataatactcatggtaccatcactattgagggtagtaataatactgatggtatcatctatgttgttggtagtaataataccgATGGTACCAACTGTgatgttggtagtaataatattgattgtaccatcagtgttgttggtagtaataataccgATGGTACCAActgtgttgttggtagtaataatactgatggtaccatcagtgttgttggtagtaataatactgatggtaccaacaatgttgttggtagtaataatactcaTGGTACGATCAGTGTTGatggtagtaataataatgatgGTACCATAAGTTTTGATGGGAATAATAATACTGACCATctgtgttgttg tgttgttggtagtaataatagtgatggtaccatcagtgttgatggaagtaataatactgatggtaccattagtgttgatggtagtaataatactgatggtagtATCAGTGTTGTTGATAGTTATAATACTattggtaccatcagtgttgatgGGAgtaataacactgatggtaccatgagtGTTGTTGggagtaataatactgatggtaccatgagtgttgttggtagtaataatactgatggtaccaactATGTTGTTGGTAGTAAAAATACTCAcggtaccatcaatgttgttggtagtaataatactgatggtacaaacagtgttgttggtagtaataatactgatggtaccatcagtgttgttgggagtaataatattgatggtaccatcaatgttgaTGCGAATAATAATACAGATGGTACCATCTGTGTTGTTGGGAGTAATAATACTTATGGTACCAAttgtgttgttggtagtaataatactgatggtactaATAGTGTTGTTcatagtaataatactgatggtatcAACTGTGTTGtttttagtaataatattgatgatACCATTAGTGTTGTTGGTACCATCATTTTcgatggtagtaataatactagTGGTTCCattagtgttgttggtagtaataatactgatggtaccatcaatgtttttggtagtaataatactgatggaaccaactgtgttgttggtagtaaaaatactgatggtaccatcagtgttattggtagtaataatactgatgaaACCAatagtgttgttggtagtaataatactgatggtaccatctgtgtt AGTAATattactgatggtaccatcagtgtttttggttgtaataatactgatggtaccaacactgttgttggtagtaacaatactgattgtaccatcagtgttgatCGTAGTAGTAATACTGatagtaccatcagtgttgttgatagtaataatactgatggtaccatcaatgttgttggtagtaataatactgatcgTAACAACAGTGTGtatggtagtaataatactcatggtaccatcaatgttgaTGGTAGTAATAATAGTGATGATagcatcagtgttgttggtaatAATAATgctaatggtaccatcaatgttgaTGGGAGTAATAATacagatggtaccatcagtgatGTTGagagtaataatactgatggtaccatcagtgttgttggtagtaataatactgattgtaCCAACAGTGATATGATTCGAATAGctagatatagatga